In Ipomoea triloba cultivar NCNSP0323 chromosome 7, ASM357664v1, a single genomic region encodes these proteins:
- the LOC116024245 gene encoding putative late blight resistance protein homolog R1B-23 has translation MACVAVNSLVRTIELEFLQPLPRPIVRQKQLIPGNENLIQNLHQKLGDLIELIDENRMDGIEAIKDLETKLRDVAFRVEYEIEFQIVHLYEIEEKEELLAGIADLFVEIPESSIDAVEEENLGIADAQRSWHSFKLGCILEEAIRDIDAIHKELSKVKMECVEAALQGIGRKTTIVLAPAAASTTCCSDGRVDAMIMVGKNNEIKIVKAMLIHHSSRQREIVSIEGMGGIDKTTLARRVYEDPSVTSRFDIRGWVVASQYHSKLQILTDLLKSTGYVGSGTQEDQLAQQLYQHLMHQRYFVVIDDIWSVDAWNSVKACFPDNANGSRVLLTTCFAQVATSISSNNNFSHQKQFLDQTESWDLFREKASKSGYAEFEAIGRPIVEKCKGLPLAIVVDAGLFSKLHTLDEWKNVAEFLNSSATTTIDEECSRILSSSYNHLPHSLKACFLYLSIFQEYEEIYVRDIVKLWVAEGLVKASKDMSFDAVARRHIQELKDRNLILINRPSNCGRKVKTFRMHSLLHSLCVGEAKKENLLYIIYGNKSSSSQKDYRWLQSLHLFGKFGLHRLAIPNINHLVCLENLMRLRFTHSTFEWKAINILSKLSKLEVLKLSYCKCIGGEWELLEKESFDRLIYLEIQSNNLESWEASACHFPNLEHLVLYRCQKLEKIPVEFAEISNLKSIKLYECLPSVVDSANEIQREQREQGNDNMVVIEERDIRGPSLSFTLMLLLFLFHSHYKVSSYIS, from the exons ATGGCTTGTGTTGCTGTAAATTCTCTTGTGAGGACGATTGAGCTTGAGTTCTTGCAACCTCTGCCTCGCCCAATCGTACGACAAAAGCAACTCATCCCTGGCAATGAAAACCTGATCCAAAATCTCCACCAGAAGCTTGGTGATCTGATAGAGCTGATCGATGAGAACAGGATGGATGGTATCGAAGCAATTAAAGACTTGGAAACTAAGCTCAGAGATGTGGCTTTCAGAGTAGAATATGAAATTGAATTCCAAATCGTACATCTTTATGAGATAGAGGAAAAGGAAGAGTTACTTGCAGGAATAGCAGATCTTTTTGTGGAAATACCAGAGAGTAGTATTGATGCagtagaagaagaaaatttgggAATTGCTGATGCCCAAAGAAGTTGGCATTCTTTCAAACTTGGTTGTATTTTGGAAGAAGCAATAAGAGACATTGATGCCATCCACAAAGAGTTGTCCAAAGTGAAGATGGAGTGTGTTGAAGCCGCCTTGCAAGGAATTGGAAGGAAAACAACCATAGTACTTGCCCCAGCTGCAGCTTCTACCACATGTTGTAGTGATGGAAGAGTTGATGCCATGATAATGGTGGGGAAAAACAATGAGATCAAAATTGTAAAGGCGATGCTAATTCATCATTCATCAAGGCAACGGGAAATTGTCTCCATTGAAGGTATGGGAGGCATCGACAAGACAACCTTAGCTAGACGAGTTTATGAAGATCCATCAGTTACCTCCCGCTTTGACATCCGAGGTTGGGTTGTTGCCTCACAATATCATAGTAAGTTACAAATACTAACAGACCTTCTTAAATCAACAGGCTATGTAGGTAGTGGCACTCAAGAGGATCAGCTAGCACAACAACTATACCAACATCTGATGCATCAAAGATATTTTGTTGTGATAGATGACATTTGGAGCGTTGATGCGTGGAATTCTGTCAAAGCTTGCTTTCCTGATAATGCAAATGGCAGTCGAGTATTGTTGACTACTTGCTTTGCACAAGTGGCTACCAGTATTAGCTCTAATAATAACTTTTCTCATCAAAAGCAATTTTTAGATCAAACTGAGAGTTGGGATTTATTTCGTGAAAAGGCAAGCAAATCTGGCTATGCTGAGTTTGAGGCGATTGGAAGACCTATTGTTGAGAAATGTAAAGGATTGCCTCTGGCAATTGTTGTAGAtgcaggtttattttccaaACTTCATACGCTAGATGAGTGGAAGAATGTTGCAGAATTTCTAAATTCATctgcaacaacaacaattgaTGAAGAATGCTCAAGGATACTCTCGTCCAGTTACAATCACTTGCCTCACAGTTTGAAGgcttgttttttatatttgagcatatttCAAGAATATGAAGAGATCTATGTTAGAGATATTGTAAAGTTATGGGTTGCCGAAGGACTTGTAAAGGCATCCAAGGATATGAGCTTTGATGCAGTGGCTAGAAGGCACATTCAAGAACTCAAAGATCGGAACCTAATTCTTATAAATCGACCAAGTAATTGTGGAAGGAAAGTAAAGACATTTAGAATGCACTCTTTATTGCATTCTCTTTGTGTGGGGGAAGCTAAAAAGGAGAACCTTCTGTATATTATCTATGGAAATAAGTCCAGTTCCTCTCAGAAAGATTACCGATGG CTCCAGAGTCTGCATCTTTTTGGTAAATTTGGTTTGCATCGGTTGGCGATTCCAAATATTAACCACCTTGTTTGCTTGGAAAACCTTATGAGGTTGAGGTTTACGCACTCGACATTTGAGTGGAAGGCAATTAATATTCTTAGCAAGTTGTCTAAACTTGAGGTGCTAAAGCTAAGCTATTGTAAGTGCATCGGTGGAGAGTGGGAACTACTTGAAAAGGAGAGTTTTGACCGATTAATTTATTTGGAAATTCAATCGAATAATCTTGAAAGTTGGGAAGCAAGTGCTTGTCATTTTCCGAATCTTGAGCATCTAGTCCTTTATCGGTGCCAAAAATTGGAAAAGATCCCAGTTGAGTTTGCAGAAATTTCAAACTTGAAGTCAATCAAATTGTATGAATGTCTTCCTTCTGTTGTGGATTCTGCCAATGAAATTCAAAGAGAGCAACGTGAGCAAGGAAATGATAATATGGTTGTCATTGAGGAAAGAGACATTAGAGGTCCATCTCTCTCCTTTACCCTTATGCTATTGCTTTTTTTATTTCACTCTCATTATAAAGTTTCATCATATATatcctaa